A genomic segment from Montipora foliosa isolate CH-2021 chromosome 9, ASM3666993v2, whole genome shotgun sequence encodes:
- the LOC137969878 gene encoding serine/threonine-protein phosphatase 6 regulatory ankyrin repeat subunit B-like, producing MEKYSYYDVCQVLEKGTLEEIQRLCGEIGPNAFINKDKWTLLHAASIRRRSDIVQFLINLGSNVNALDKDEKSALYYCKSEEGAKMLISAGANVNQASILGKTPLHYASMSDAPPSVVEVILQSGGQINAEDKFGDTPFLNACNMAFSCIDEEEYEMFLPKIGLLVKHQANIHHSNLKGENGLHICCQRGSYEIAEILLKSGVSVNAQSKTGQTPLFVACSCKYSLGKVAFLATIELLLKYGSNPTLADNQGLTPLHNLMLQSLESSVMSQADILSCVSSLIKSGASLNARDNMMRTPVHYACFSTDCFPRNWPDILSDLMTRGGDINAQDAEGFTPVMVTASHDRGNPTKLVTCPWDCIDGYESILEQVDWNCARKQGVTLAHTVLANKTLKVGGCLPPWDIDAQDEFLSTPMHYAEFTGNTTVIKYLWLSSQTCDLTLRDSLGNSAIDSAVSAQNHEMRVALHNYSGKSVVEKQRRSPLNNSCSLCANFNLESEIDSCRPFQQREEPISADPTKIQINMVTNVEEYLLHILHTPRLGKVLQNAEVAQIQQETETLIRQILQRVANRDSRFRSVVVLLSGSVREKTKAGLPDEYDFMCNLEYFSSSLKVVDDGTCSPGFVRLEPIDDNAVQNISEFIDSNGSLVPYLVRSKFEELVRLAMFDSELWKSCRICSKFLLPFSDEGISHPKPSIIIELCWNGPHNKNMVFSVDLVPVIDVGPFWPKNANSSSPVLEEVDKQCLFAMTIPRFELGVFGNEVRVSFSLVESAIFDRIPQVVKDAFITAKAVREICPRFVDSDASYSNSSLIPSYWLKMALFHELDKHGFDESSSLAVWVIRIYYRVYRYVCEEEVFPSFFMPQQDFIALKLKGRDKSRNLSEVQKEFDACQKLCQIIHRLLSRDEQRPHTPN from the coding sequence ATGGAAAAATATTCTTATTACGACGTATGCCAGGTGTTGGAGAAAGGCACTTTGGAAGAAATACAAAGGCTATGTGGAGAAATTGGACCCAATGCATTTATTAACAAGGACAAATGGACCTTACTGCACGCTGCCTCGATCAGGAGAAGATCAGATATTGTCCAGTTCCTCATAAATTTAGGAAGCAATGTGAACGCCTTAGACAAAGATGAAAAGTCAGCTTTATATTACTGTAAATCCGAAGAGGGAGCAAAAATGCTGATCAGTGCTGGTGCCAATGTGAATCAAGCCAGCATCCTAGGGAAAACACCTTTACATTATGCAAGCATGTCGGACGCCCCTCCGTCGGTGGTAGAAGTAATTTTGCAGTCCGGAGGGCAAATAAATGCTGAAGATAAGTTCGGGGACACACCGTTTTTAAATGCATGCAACATGGCCTTTTCCTGCATAGATGAGGAAGAGTACGAAATGTTCCTGCCAAAGATCGGGCTGCTTGTCAAACACCAAGCCAATATCCACCATAGCAATTTGAAAGGTGAAAATGGCTTGCATATTTGCTGCCAACGCGGATCATATGAAATAGCAGAAATCCTTCTGAAAAGCGGTGTCAGTGTTAATGCTCAGAGCAAAACCGGTCAAACGCCCTTGTTTGTGGCTTGTTCGTGCAAGTACTCTTTGGGGAAAGTTGCGTTTTTAGCCACCATAGAGCTTCTCTTGAAGTACGGTTCAAATCCCACGTTAGCAGATAACCAAGGTTTAACACCGCTGCATAACTTGATGCTGCAATCGCTGGAATCTAGTGTGATGTCCCAAGCTGACATTTTATCCTGCGTGAGCAGTTTAATTAAAAGCGGTGCATCTTTGAACGCGAGGGACAACATGATGCGGACTCCTGTTCATTACGCATGTTTTAGCACCGATTGTTTTCCGAGAAACTGGCCAGatattttgagtgatttgatgACACGTGGAGGAGATATCAATGCCCAAGATGCGGAAGGTTTCACACCTGTCATGGTTACTGCATCTCATGATCGTGGAAACCCTACGAAACTGGTTACTTGTCCCTGGGATTGCATAGATGGATACGAGAGTATCCTGGAGCAGGTAGATTGGAACTGTGCTAGAAAACAAGGCGTAACACTTGCACACACAGTCCTGGCAAACAAAACACTCAAGGTTGGAGGCTGTCTACCTCCGTGGGATATCGATGCACAAGACGAGTTTTTGTCAACTCCCATGCATTATGCAGAGTTTACAGGAAACACCACAGTAATCAAATACTTGTGGCTGTCATCACAGACTTGTGACTTAACTTTAAGGGATTCTCTGGGTAACAGTGCTATCGATTCTGCAGTGTCTGCTCAGAACCACGAAATGCGGGTTGCACTGCACAATTATTCTGGAAAATCAGTTGTCGAGAAGCAGAGGAGATCACCACTGAATAACTCGTGCAGTCTGTGTGCAAATTTCAATCTGGAAAGCGAAATAGATTCTTGCCGTCCTTTTCAACAGAGAGAAGAACCAATTTCAGCGGACCCGACAAAAATTCAGATCAATATGGTGACGAATGTAGAGGAATATTTGTTGCATATTCTGCACACGCCACGATTAGGGAAAGTTCTCCAAAATGCGGAAGTGGCCCAGATTCAACAGGAAACTGAGACTTTGATCCGCCAAATCCTGCAAAGAGTAGCCAATCGTGATTCGCGTTTTAGGTCAGTCGTTGTATTGCTCTCGGGTAGCGTCCGTGAAAAAACCAAAGCCGGTCTACCTGATGAATATGACTTCATGTGCAATCTTGAATACTTCAGCTCATCGCTTAAAGTAGTTGATGATGGAACTTGCTCTCCGGGCTTTGTGCGTCTCGAACCAATCGATGACAACGCCGTACAGAACATTAGCGAATTTATTGATTCCAATGGCTCTCTTGTACCGTATTTGGTCAGATCTAAATTTGAAGAGCTTGTAAGGCTTGCGATGTTTGACTCTGAATTGTGGAAATCCTGCCGGATCTGCTCGAAGTTCTTACTTCCTTTTTCCGATGAAGGCATTTCACATCCCAAGCCATCGATCATCATCGAACTCTGTTGGAATGGACCTCACAACAAGAACATGGTTTTTTCTGTGGATTTGGTACCAGTCATCGATGTTGGTCCTTTTTGGCCAAAGAATGCAAACTCTTCTAGTCCGGTTTTGGAGGAAGTAGACAAACAATGCTTGTTTGCGATGACGATTCCCCGCTTTGAGCTTGGTGTGTTTGGCAATGAAGTGAGAGTGTCTTTCTCTCTCGTGGAGAGTGCAATATTTGACAGAATTCCTCAAGTCGTCAAGGACGCTTTCATCACTGCCAAAGCCGTTCGTGAAATATGTCCAAGATTTGTTGACAGCGACGCAAGCTACAGCAACTCCTCATTAATACCATCTTATTGGTTGAAAATGGCTTTGTTTCATGAACTGGACAAGCACGGCTTTGACGAGAGTAGCAGCTTGGCCGTATGGGTAATACGA
- the LOC137969855 gene encoding G patch domain-containing protein 4-like — translation MADDTTNKSKADFAKNQLERHGWSEGKGLGKEEQGISKAIKVKVKTDLAGVGFDAGSQFSFQWWDHVFNKAAKSIVIQESEEGVEVVKSSRASCDISNKRPNKNSGKPLLYGRFVKATCQSQDIVPGNSDEDSDLEKDFSHLFSDNELFQACGGRTAHKAARHGLRLDGKLRRVEEQERLGITADKSSKKEKDRRKRKRKYREQHGSRKEHRHVAEKNLCVADLGEKRMKKKKKKVKS, via the exons ATGGCGGACGACACTACCAACAAGAGCAAAGCAGATTTTGCAAAGAATCAACTCGAAAGACACGGCTGGAGTGAAG GGAAGGGTTTAGGGAAAGAGGAGCAAGGAATTTCTAAAGCTAtcaaagttaaagttaaaacaGATCTTGCTGGG GTTGGTTTTGATGCTGGCAGCCAGTTTAGCTTTCAGTGGTGGGATCATGTCTTTAACAAAGCTGCAAAAAGTATTGTGATACAGGAGAGTGAG GAAGGAGTGGAGGTAGTTAAATCAAGCAGAGCCTCATGTGATATAAGCAACAAAAGACCTAACAAGAACAGTGGCAAACCACTGCTCTATGGGAGATTTGTTAAG GCAACTTGCCAATCACAGGATATTGTTCCAGGGAATTCAGATGAAGATTCTGACTTAGAGAAAGATTTTTCACATTT ATTTTCAGATAACGAGCTTTTCCAAGCATGTGGAGGTCGAACAGCACACAA GGCCGCTCGTCATGGACTTCGTCTGGATGGCAAGCTTCGGCGTGTTGAGGAGCAGGAGAGATTAGGGATTACAGCTGACAAGTCTAGCAAAAAGGAGAAAGACAggagaaaacgaaaacgaaagtACAGAGAACAGCACGGAAGTAGGAAGGAACACAGACACGTGGCGGAAAAGAACCTTTGCGTTGCAGATTTAGGGGAAAAgcgaatgaaaaagaaaaagaagaaagtaaAGAGTTGA